CTATCGCATGGTCAATTCAACAAATGAAGCTAGGAAATGCTGATTTTTCTGACTATCTGATTACCCGTATTAATCAATTATCTAGTTGCCATGAAACTGCTTCATTTGATGTAAAACTGGGTCAGTCGGAAGGAGTCAAGCTACTTGATTAACGGAACAATATCCTCCCCTAGTCCTGCAATAACTTCACCCTACCGATTGGGTTAAATCGGATGAGTTGGAAAACGACTAGAAACCCGGTTTTCAAGAAACCGGGTTTCTGAACACCCTACCAATTGGGTTAAAACAGATAGTTTAAATGCAATCATCCCACCTATGTTTATCGTCATCAGTTACGACATCCCGGAAGACAAGCGCCGCACCCGCATCCACAAGATTCTCAAATCCTACGGCCAATGGATGCAATATTCGGTCTTCGAGTGCGATCTTACGCCTACTCAGTACACCAAACTGCGCCAGCGACTGAGTAAGGTGATTAAACCGGACACGGATAGCATTCGGTTTTACTTCCTCTGCGCCTGTTGCCAAGGTAAAGTAGAACGTATCGGTGGCGAAATGCCCCGCGACGAGTCCATCTTTTTCGCCTAAAATCCGACGCTAGGGGGGTGTGGAAATCGCCCTTGAGTCCAAAATCGCTGTATCGCTTACTCAGTCTGCCTTACAGCGATTTTAATTTTAAAGGTAGCGTCGGACTATACGGGGCAAGGGTTTCAGCGATTTGGACTTGCTTTTTAGTCTCTGGTGAGCTATGATTAGGGGTGTGCGTCGGAAATGTACCTTGAAAACCAAATATCGTAAGGGTCTCAGGAGCCAGCAGTTGAAATCAACATAAATCCCTATTAGGGATTGAAACGCCTATAAAAGGGGTGTTAGTCGAGCTACGTTCACCGTTGAAATCAACATAAATCCCTATTAGGGATTGAAACATCTTTAAACTCAACCTCAAACCGGAGAGAATGGTTGAAATCAACATAAATCCCTATTAGGGATTGAAACGTACGTCCCATTGTTTATCGGGTGATAGATCGCTAAATGTCGTGTTGAAATCAACATAAATCCCTATTAGGGATTGAAACTGAATGTGATCCTGCCTTGTAGTCTTCTCTGGATCTGTTGAAATCAACATAAATCCCTATTAGGGATTGAAACTAGCTCAAGAAGAGCCTGTTGAGTTGCTTTTATTTTTGTTGAAATCAACATAAATCCCTATTAGGGATTGAAACGAGGATTCCCATTTTGTAGAATCGTCTCCATCCGTTGAAATCAACATAAATCCCTATTAGGGATTGAAACTAGGGCCTCCCGGTTTTTTGGGTAGTTCTAACTTCGGGTTGAAATCAACATAAATCCCTATTAGGGATTGAAACTTCCCATTTTGGTTTTTAAAAATGACTCAAACCTTTATTGTTGAAATCAACATAAATCCCTATTAGGGATTGAAACGCCATAAGGAGCGCGGCGGGCGGTTCCCTCCTGTTGAAATCAACATAAATCCCTATTAGGGATTGAAACATGAGTGAATAAGTGCCCACTAACTCCCTCTTTGCAGTGGTTGAAATCA
This genomic interval from Roseofilum capinflatum BLCC-M114 contains the following:
- the cas2 gene encoding CRISPR-associated endonuclease Cas2, with product MFIVISYDIPEDKRRTRIHKILKSYGQWMQYSVFECDLTPTQYTKLRQRLSKVIKPDTDSIRFYFLCACCQGKVERIGGEMPRDESIFFA